One genomic segment of Gossypium arboreum isolate Shixiya-1 chromosome 3, ASM2569848v2, whole genome shotgun sequence includes these proteins:
- the LOC108476136 gene encoding kinesin-like protein KIN-12D isoform X2, producing the protein MLRDFKFLRRNTSKNEEVENVPVNPRDSLASQQSNDGSSRPPLNTIQDPTTKPKLEQEGSVRSRIDRTPTKPKPKLPDSTLPLKTPDKHGFLSKTRYGWAKNEAAESDSRNAGTTNMTPRVSRGIGKATSSCYSESNSTQSTPTKSVSKPPVSGFRNKFDGNGGMRGGNFAALYRGVPSSSGGPVTVVNTVEVPHFDLKEDPSFWMDHNVQVLIRVRPLNGVEKSTNGYNRCLKQENSQTIAWIGQPETRFTFDHVACETVDQEMLFRMAGLPMVENCLSGYNSCMFAYGQTGSGKTYTMLGQIEDLEVKPSPQRGMTPRIFEFLFARIQAEEEIRRDEKLKYNCKCSFLEIYNEQITDLLDPSATNLLLREDVKKGVYVENLTEFEVQTVSDILKLLSQGSLNRKVAATNMNRESSRSHSVFTCVIESRWEKDSTTNLRFARLNLVDLAGSERQKTSGAEGERLKEAASINKSLSTLGHVIMILVDVANGKQRHVPYRDSKLTFLLQDSLGGNSKTMIIANVSPSICCAIETLNTLKFAQRAKLIQNNAVVNEDSTGDVIALQNQIRLLKEELSALKRQNVSRSLSFGAAITGTVQLEESLDDGNTYDMCLEEDDLGYESKSTVRMSFKQLNSLEATLAGALRREKNAETSIKKLEAEIEQLNRLVRQREEDTRSSKMMLRFREDKIQRMESLVRGSLPADSFLLEENKALSEEIQLLQAKVDKNPEVTRFALENIRLLDQLRRFQEFYEEGEKEILLDEISKLRDQLLRFLDGKSNHLSCPSSNDRLQEAVRISEENDSLQSELKNTLNELEECRHNLNSCLEENAKLSREINNLHAMLNSLKSSACHQDGNSKAVKDSDRNGETMEMSSVQKMTSEEQIMDLQLELDILKIILQEEKTSHAAVEERADCLTRDLEMAKGKLVMLNKEIEDANGDLEEAKSVIEALESQQIFSINEMEDLRKSKSDLVKLLSEQEAEITALKKQLSGRTFKDAAPPKKIESEESSLQLKLKRMHDSLENAKKMNIWYQNDRAFMASNEEEVDEICRQAEAETAEVIVCLQEELTLLQQQIQDCHLKEVEAQNGAVFLETELKELQEKVGMLTEDNKQLLGRLEMKDGELRTLMEEWELLSSEIETILADGHEELVDAGNQLELLSSSFPQRRIWISEKVGRVVRVLSEKELLIEELGRCLEDATDKRSELECMLKSLRGAALILNEAQQQECNEKEKEIVLLKKELNLKTSIIRKLEDRMKMADDDLRNASTCATVAFVLVNRLSEANHNHLNALKGKHEQLAESAKAILSKDALLIDQATMIEEAEKHIHSLETEVEKSEESCTELSQRLLEEEQHAAAIEQKLEDMVENDILKTQEELSNLKDRMKMAEDDLRNASTCATVAFVLVNRLSEANHNHLNALKGKDKQLAESAEAILSKDALLINQATMIEEAETRIHSLETEVEKSEEACTELRQRLLEEEQCAAAIEQKLEDMVENDFLKTQEELSKLEDRMKMAEDDLRNASTCATVAFVLVNRLSEANHNHLNALKGKDALLIDQATMIEEAEKHIRSLKIEVAKSEEVCTDLQKRLFEEGQHAAAIEQKLEDMVEIDILKTQEELSKLRTGVSTLRAHMGMHRDSDRSPERSVKENLYTSNDGRDERRSNKRADAKNLHSIQGQETGTPDCSLKVVESLHGSRCDEKTIESGNTCKNKCDRDVTIILLKKEIESAMESLKEVQAEMARICNEKEEIRLSEKQSKEGLQCLAAHALALEEAMNDFGKLLEVKIRAVHQKINTVEQTVQEISTHWCQTKEFLELEVGDAKIIATQKASEASCILAKFEEAQDTITEADIMINGLMIANEKMKLDIKRRKQVETALLNERDELINQVKSLQSINTVKDQQLEDLEEQFGSSLTETRFMVAELEGLITELKTAFSQSVKAVACDSHCLKSLLFDSMKLACSWLEDVWSEIIVKDCAVSVLHLCHMGILLETLTGLNAENGLLQHGLSESNAVIANLREHNSRSRRELEMCRDIKGKLLADIKNSFDRISKKEEETGELSIKLVTFEKKISALQFQEEVMLQRSNHMGSQLAVLMKELDLSNTNFVSSLLDQEQLLKDKEVQLESQAEISMVDLCTKDFESLIFSSEMKQMIVHLTDSGKKLTNAYAVLDGLKKEMTFTKLDACLKEQLLVERESELSFLQEKVEEAQVEQRMLKKENCLLLQDLEEQKADSGKKLANAYSVADGLKKEMIFAKLDAYLKGQLLVEQESELSFLQEKVEEAQIELRKMKKENCLLLQNLDEKEADTGKKLTNAYAVIDGLKKEIIFAKVDAFLKEQLLEEQERISKFIEEFEFLENRTEELESENMNLHAELSRKDEVLRGLLFDLSLLQESASNTKDQKDEMEEMVSTLEALEDELAVKSSELNEAVSHSHMLKVQLQEKLETITSLQLDIKGERESLKLLYSENQELKSHIEDALAVKSSLEDELTERKKITESLEVEISEMNNTLSEMKDTIEFLSSNLNEVSGERDELHMEVLSLEEKLRKAQAEAKQSEANAMEAQQMAESKKTYAEEKEAEVKLLERSVEELECTINVLENKVDIIKGEAERQRLQREELESELDAIKVQMQNVKNADADMKRCLDEKTKDLQQALDQIQILETDISDKDREIAQCITHISELNVHAEAQAKEYKQKFKALEAMAEQVKPEGYASNAQSHSSNKLEKNVAKPRGSGSPFKCIGLGLAQQMKLEKDEDLTAARLRIEELESLAANRQKEIFSLNARLAAAESMTHDVIRDLLGVKLDMTNYVSLLDNQQVQKITEKARLDNLESQVKDHEVVKLKQQLNEFVEERQGWLEEIDRKQAELTAVHVALENVRQRDQLLKIENEMLKMENVNYKKKVLELEGEVKKLSGQQNLQQRIHHHAKIKAKNNMLKIQNEELGVKLRRTEVVLSRVREELGHYRASIGKSPCVNFDEEQRLNNKLRESDEDRVQLAHKLLALCTSVLKAAGITMPISDICPAAAEEALEQLQNKVISLERELQSLTLKNKIYSERNRLSELMPQTSPPASARTDENCHTPKRPFLSTLDR; encoded by the exons ATGTTGAGAGATTTCAAATTCTTGAGGCGAAACACAAGCAAGAACGAGGAAGTGGAGAATGTTCCAGTAAACCCTAGAGATTCACTAGCTTCTCAACAGAGCAATGATGGATCGAGTAGGCCCCCTCTCAACACGATTCAAGATCCAACGACAAAACCGAAACTGGAGCAAGAAGGAAGTGTTCGAAGCCGAATCGATAGAACTCCGACTAAACCTAAACCTAAACTGCCGGATTCGACATTGCCTCTCAAAACACCAGATAAACATGGGTTTTTGTCGAAAACTAGGTATGGTTGGGCGAAGAATGAAGCAGCTGAATCGGATTCGCGTAATGCGGGGACTACAAATATGACACCAAGGGTGAGTAGGGGAATAGGGAAGGCAACTTCGAGTTGTTATTCGGAGAGTAATTCAACACAGAGTACGCCAACAAAGAGTGTTAGTAAGCCTCCGGTTTCGGGTTTTAGGAACAAATTTGATGGGAATGGAGGGATGCGTGGAGGGAATTTTGCTGCATTGTACAGAGGAGTGCCTAGTTCTTCTGGTGGCCCGGTTACTGTTGTCAATACTGTTGAAGTTCCTCACTTCGACCTTAAGGAAGACCCCTCATTTTGGATGGATCACAATGTACAG GTTCTTATTCGTGTCCGTCCTCTTAATGGAGTAGAGAAGAGCACAAATGGCTATAACAGATGCTTAAAGCAAGAAAATTCTCAGACTATCGCTTGGATTGGGCAGCCAGAAACTAGATTCACGTTTGATCATGTGGCATGTGAAACAGTAGACCAG GAAATGCTTTTTAGGATGGCTGGTCTGCCAATGGTTGAAAATTGCTTATCAGGCTATAATAGCTGTATGTTTGCCTATGGCCAG ACAGGAAGTGGAAAGACATATACAATGCTCGGACAGATTGAAGATTTGGAAGTCAAGCCGAGTCCACAACGGGGAATGACACCACGGATATTTGAGTTTTTGTTTGCAAGAATTCAAGCT GAAGAGGAAATCCGAAGAGATGAGAAGTTAAAATACAATTGCAAGTGCTCTTTCCTTGAGATTTACAATGAACAAATAACTGATCTTCTTGATCCTTCTGCTACCAACTTACTT CTAAGGGAAGATGTTAAGAAAGGAGTGTACGTGGAAAATCTCACTGAATTTGAAGTTCAGACCGTGAGTGATATTTTGAAGCTTTTGTCTCAG GGTTCTCTAAATAGGAAAGTTGCAGCAACAAATATGAACAGGGAGAGCAGTCGTTCACATAGTGTTTTTACATGTGTTATTGAGAGCAGGTGGGAAAAAGATTCCACAACTAATTTACGGTTTGCAAGATTAAACCTGGTTGATCTTGCTGGTTCAGAAAG GCAAAAAACTTCTGGGGCTGAGGGTGAGCGTTTAAAGGAAGCAGCTAGCATAAATAAATCTCTATCAACACTTGG TCATGTAATTATGATTCTTGTGGATGTGGCTAACGGAAAGCAACGACATGTTCCATATAGAGACTCAAAGCTCACCTTTCTTCTTCAG GATTCACTTGGTGGAAATTCTAAAACAATGATAATTGCTAATGTCAGCCCTTCTATCTG CTGTGCAATTGAAACGCTTAACACTCTAAAGTTTGCTCAGCGAGCAAAATTAATACAAAACAAT GCTGTGGTGAACGAAGATTCCACTGGAGATGTCATTGCACTACAAAACCAGATACGACTTCTAAAG GAGGAGCTTTCTGCTCTTAAACGTCAGAATGTGTCCCGGTCCCTGTCTTTTGGTGCAGCAATCACTGGTACAGTGCAATTGGAAGAAAGTCTTGATGATGGTAACACGTATGATATGTGTCTGGAAGAAGATGATTTGGGATATGAATCCAAAAGCACTGTGAGAATGTCCTTTAAGCAG TTAAACTCTTTGGAAGCAACACTTGCTGGTGCCTTGAGAAGGGAGAAAAACGCAGAAACTTCTATCAAAAAGCTTGAAGCAGAGATTGAACAACTGAACCGTTTG GTTCGTCAAAGAGAAGAAGACACCAGAAGCAGTAAAATGATGCTCAGGTTTCGTGAAGACAAGATTCAAAGAATGGAATCACTTGTTCGTGGCTCATTACCTGCAGATTCTTTTTTGCTCGAAGAGAATAAAGCACTCTCTGAAGAGATTCAGTTACTTCAGGCTAAAGTTGATAAAAATCCTGAAGTAACTCGTTTTGCGTTGGAGAATATAAGGCTTTTAGACCAACTTAGAAG GTTTCAAGAATTCTACGAGGAAGGGGAAAAAGAGATACTATTGGACGAAATATCCAAATTGCGGGATCAG CTGCTGCGATTTCTTGATGGGAAGTCTAATCATCTTAGCTGCCCGAGCTCAAATGATCGTCTGCAG GAAGCTGTTCGCATCAGCGAAGAAAATGACTCCCTACAGTCTGAG TTAAAGAACACTCTCAATGAGTTAGAAGAATGCAGGCACAACCTTAATTCTTGCTTGGAGGAGAATGCAAAACTTAGTAG AGAAATTAACAATTTACATGCTATGTTAAATAGCCTCAAGTCTTCAGCTTGTCATCAAGATGGCAACTCCAAAGCCGTAAAG GATTCAGACAGAAATGGGGAAACAATGGAGATGAGTTCAGTTCAGAAAATGACAAGTGAGGAACAAATTATGGATTTGCAGTTGGAATTGGATATACTAAAGATTATTCTTCAAGAAGAGAAAACATCTCATGCTGCAGTTGAAGAAAGAGCGGACTGCTTGACTAGAGATCTTGAGATGGCAAAAGGCAAACTTGTGATGCTGAACAAAGAAATTGAGGATGCAAATGGCGATCTAGAGGAGGCAAAGTCTGTAATTGAAGCACTTGAGTCCCAACAGATTTTTTCAATCAACGAGATGGAGGACTTGAGGAAAAGCAAAAGTGATCTTGTAAAGCTTTTGAGTGAACAGGAAGCTGAAATTACTGCCTTGAAAAAGCAACTTTCTGGTAGAACTTTTAAAGATGCTGCACCACCTAAAAAGATAGAGAGTGAAGAATCCAGCCTACAGTTGAAATTGAAGAGGATGCATGACTCCCTTGAGAATGCCAAAAAGATGAATATTTGGTACCAAAATGATCGTGCTTTTATGGCATCTAATGAAGAAGAAGTGGATGAAATCTGTCGGCAGGCTGAAGCTGAAACTGCTGAGGTTATTGTCTGTTTGCAGGAAGAACTTACTCTTCTTCAGCAACAAATCCAAGATTGTCATTTGAAGGAGGTGGAGGCTCAAAATGGTGCAGTCTTTTTAGAAACTGAGTTGAAGGAATTGCAAGAAAAGGTAGGTATGTTGACTGAGGATAATAAACAGTTACTTGGAAGGCTTGAAATGAAAGATGGGGAACTAAGAACATTAATGGAAGAGTGGGAACTGCTAAGTTCTGAGATTGAAACTATACTAGCTGATGGTCACGAGGAACTTGTTGATGCTGGTAATCAACTGGAACTCCTTTCCAGTTCTTTTCCACAGAGAAGGATTTGGATTTCTGAGAAAGTTGGTAGGGTGGTCAGAGTACTCTCTGAAAAGGAATTACTGATTGAAGAGCTTGGAAGATGCCTGGAGGATGCAACAGATAAAAGAAGTGAGCTGGAGTGCATGCTGAAGTCTTTAAGAGGTGCTGCACTGATTCTTAATGAAGCACAGCAGCAAGAATGCaatgaaaaagagaaagaaattgtTCTACTGAAGAAAGAACTGAACTTAAAAACATCAATCATTAGAAAGCTTGAGGACAGAATGAAGATGGCTGACGATGACCTGAGAAATGCATCTACTTGTGCAACTGTTGCTTTTGTACTTGTGAATAGATTATCAGAGGCAAACCATAATCATCTCAATGCATTGAAGGGTAAGCACGAACAACTTGCAGAATCAGCAAAGGCAATCTTGAGTAAGGATGCTCTTTTGATTGACCAAGCTACCATGATTGAAGAAGCAGAAAAACATATTCATTCCCTTGAAACTGAAGTTGAAAAGTCAGAGGAATCTTGCACTGAACTTAGCCAGAGGCTTCTGGAGGAGGAGCAGCATGCTGCTGCTATTGAACAAAAGCTTGAAGATATGGTGGAGAATGACATTTTGAAGACACAGGAGGAGCTGTCTAATCTTAAGGACAGAATGAAGATGGCTGAAGATGACCTGAGAAATGCATCTACTTGTGCAACCGTTGCTTTTGTACTTGTGAATAGATTATCAGAGGCAAACCATAATCATCTCAATGCATTGAAGGGTAAGGACAAACAACTTGCAGAATCAGCAGAGGCGATCTTGAGTAAGGATGCTCTTTTGATCAACCAAGCTACCATGATTGAAGAAGCAGAAACACGTATTCATTCCCTTGAAACTGAAGTTGAAAAGTCAGAGGAAGCTTGCACTGAACTTCGCCAGAGGCTTCTGGAGGAGGAGCAGTGTGCTGCTGCTATTGAACAAAAGCTTGAAGATATGGTGGAGAATGACTTTTTGAAGACACAGGAGGAGCTGTCTAAACTTGAGGACAGAATGAAGATGGCTGAAGATGACCTAAGAAATGCATCTACTTGTGCAACTGTTGCTTTTGTACTTGTGAATAGATTATCAGAGGCAAACCATAATCATCTCAATGCATTGAAGGGTAAGGATGCTCTTCTAATTGACCAAGCTACCATGATTGAAGAAGCAGAAAAACATATTCGTTCCCTTAAAATTGAAGTTGCAAAGTCAGAGGAAGTTTGCACTGATCTCCAGAAAAGGCTTTTTGAGGAGGGGCAGCATGCTGCTGCTATTGAACAAAAGCTTGAAGATATGGTGGAGATTGACATTTTGAAGACACAGGAGGAGCTGTCTAAGCTAAGAACAGGTGTATCCACACTCAGGGCTCACATGGGCATGCATAGAGATAGTGACAGAAGCCCTGAAAGAAGTGTTAAAGAAAACCTTTATACCTCTAATGATGGCAGAGATGAAAGACGG TCAAACAAAAGGGCAGATGCCAAGAATTTGCACTCTATTCAGGGGCAGGAAACTGGTACACCTGATTGTTCTTTAAAAGTTGTAGAGAGTCTACATGGATCTCGATGTGATGAGAAAACTATTGAGTCTGGAAACACTTGCAAGAACAAGTGCGATAGAGACGTGACTATTATTCTTCTGAAAAAGGAAATAGAATCTGCCATGGAAAGCTTAAAAGAGGTTCAAGCTGAGATGGCCAGAATATGCAATGAAAAAGAGGAGATTCGGTTGTCTGAGAAACAGAGCAAGGAAGGCCTACAGTGCCTTGCAGCACATGCACTTGCTCTGGAAGAAGCAATGAATGACTTCGGAAAGCTGTTGGAAGTCAAGATTAGAGCTGTCCATCAAAAGATAAATACTGTTGAGCAAACCGTGCAAGAAATCAGTACTCATTGGTGCCAGACAAAAGAG TTCCTTGAACTTGAAGTTGGTGATGCAAAGATAATTGCAACTCAGAAAGCTTCAGAGGCTTCTTGTATTCTCGCTAAATTTGAAGAGGCGCAAGATACCATAACAGAAGCAGATATTATGATCAATGGGCTCATGATTGCTAATGAAAAAATGAAACTTGATATCAAGAGGCGGAAGCAAGTGGAAACTGCGCTACTAAATGAGAGGGATGAACTAATTAATCAGGTTAAAAGTTTGCAATCCATTAATACTGTGAAGGATCAGCAACTTGAAGACCTTGAAGAGCAGTTTGGTTCAAGTTTGACAGAGACGAGGTTTATGGTTGCTGAACTGGAGGGTCTCATCACTGAACTGAAAACTGCTTTTTCTCAGAGTGTCAAGGCTGTAGCTTGTGATAGTCATTGCCTTAAGTCTCTTCTGTTTGATTCAATGAAGCTAGCATGCTCATGGCTTGAAGATGTCTGGTCGGAGATAATTGTGAAAGACTGTGCAGTGTCAGTTCTTCACTTGTGTCATATGGGAATTTTGTTGGAAACTTTGACAGGGCTGAATGCAGAAAATGGTTTGCTTCAGCATGGATTGTCAGAGTCAAATGCTGTTATAGCTAATTTGAGGGAACACAATTCCAGGTCAAGAAGAGAGCTTGAAATGTGTAGAGATATTAAGGGAAAACTTCTAGCTGATATTAAGAATAGTTTTGATCGAATATCAAAGAAGGAAGAGGAAACCGGTGAGCTTAGTATCAAATTAGTCACTTTTGAGAAAAAGATATCTGCATTACAGTTTCAAGAGGAAGTTATGTTGCAAAGGTCTAACCATATGGGATCTCAGCTTGCAGTTTTAATGAAGGAATTAGATTTGAGTAACACAAATTTTGTATCTTCCCTTCTTGATCAAGAGCAACTGCTCAAAGATAAAGAAGTGCAGCTGGAATCTCAGGCTGAGATTTCTATGGTAGACTTATGTACAAAAGACTTTGagtctcttattttctcttcagaGATGAAACAAATGATTGTCCACTTAACCGACTCTGGGAAAAAGCTTACCAATGCTTATGCTGTCCTTGATGGTTTAAAGAAAGAAATGACTTTTACAAAATTAGATGCATGTTTGAAAGAGCAGCTATTGGTGGAGCGGGAAAGTGAGTTGTCTTTTCTCCAAGAAAAAGTTGAAGAAGCACAGGTTGAGCAAAGAATGTTGAAGAAAGAGAACTGTCTACTTCTCCAGGATTTGGAGGAGCAGAAAGCTGACTCTGGGAAAAAGCTTGCCAATGCTTATTCTGTCGCTGATGGTTTAAAGAAAGAAATGATTTTTGCAAAATTAGATGCATACTTGAAAGGGCAGCTATTGGTGGAGCAGGAAAGTGAGTTGTCTTTTCTACAAGAAAAAGTTGAAGAAGCACAAATTGAgttaagaaagatgaagaaagaaAACTGTCTGCTTCTCCAGAATTTGGACGAGAAGGAAGCAGACACCGGAAAAAAGCTTACCAATGCTTATGCTGTCATTGATGgtttaaagaaagaaataattttTGCAAAAGTAGATGCATTTTTGAAAGAGCAGCTATTGGAGGAGCAGGAAAGGATATCAAAGTTTATAGAAGAGTTTGAGTTCTTAGAGAACCGAACTGAAGAGCTGGAATCTGAAAATATGAATCTTCATGCAGAGTTATCAAGGAAAGATGAGGTTTTAAGGGGTCTTTTATTTGATCTCAGCCTGCTACAAGAGTCTGCTTCTAATACCAAGGATCAAAAAGATGAAATGGAGGAAATGGTTTCTACTTTGGAGGCTTTAGAAGACGAGCTTGCTGTAAAATCAAGTGAACTTAACGAGGCTGTTAGTCATAGTCATATGCTCAAAGTGCAACTGCAGGAGAAGCTAGAGACGATCACCAGTCTTCAGCTGGATATTAAAGGTGAACGTGAGTCTTTGAAGCTTCTCTACTCTGAAAATCAGGAGCTGAAATCTCATATTGAGGATGCCTTGGCAGTAAAAAGTTCTCTTGAAGATGAATTAACAGAGAGAAAGAAGATCACTGAGAGCTTAGAGGTGGAAATCTCAGAAATGAATAATACCCTTTCCGAAATGAAAGATACCATAGAGTTCTTGAGTAGTAATCTAAATGAAGTTTCGGGTGAAAGAGATGAGCTTCACATGGAGGTGCTTAGCTTGGAAGAAAAGCTTAGAAAGGCACAGGCTGAGGCGAAACAAAGTGAAGCCAATGCAATGGAAGCTCAACAG ATGGCTGAATCAAAGAAGACCTATGCTGAAGAGAAGGAAGCTGAGGTAAAACTATTAGAGAGATCTGTTGAAGAGCTAGAATGTACTATAAATGTATTGGAGAACAAG GTTGACATTATCAAAGGGGAAGCTGAACGTCAGCGATTACAAAGAGAGGAGCTAGAATCAGAGCTGGATGCTATAAAAGTTCAGATGCAGAATGTTAAAAATGCTGATGCAGACATGAAAAG GTGTTTGGATGAGAAGACGAAGGATCTTCAACAAGCACTTGATCAGATACAAATTCTTGAAACTGACATATCTGACAAGGACAGAGAG ATTGCCCAATGCATAACACATATTTCTGAACTAAATGTCCATGCCGAAGCCCAGGCAAAGGAGTATAAGCAGAAG TTCAAGGCATTGGAAGCCATGGCAGAACAAGTTAAACCTGAAGGTTATGCCAGCAATGCCCAAAGTCATTCATCAAACAAGTTAGAGAAAAATGTGGCAAAGCCTCGAGGCTCTGGTTCCCCATTCAAATGCATTGGTTTGGGTTTGGCACAACAAATGAAATTAGAGAAAGATGAGGATCTTACTGCTGCAAGGCTGCGCATTGAAGAATTAGAATCCTTAGCAGCAAATCGCCAGAAAGAG ATATTTTCTCTCAATGCAAGACTAGCAGCTGCAGAGAGCATGACCCATGATGTGATTCGAGATCTGTTGGGAGTCAAATTGGACATGACCAATTATGTG TCATTGTTGGATAATCAGCAAGTGCAGAAAATAACAGAGAAGGCTAGACTTGATAATTTAGAATCTCAAGTGAAG GATCACGAGGTTGTCAAGCTCAAGCAGCAGCTCAATGAATTTGTTGAGGAGAGGCAAGG GTGGCTTGAGGAAATTGATAGAAAACAAGCTGAGCTAACTGCAGTGCACGTAGCATTGGAGAATGTTCGTCAGCGAGATCAGTTGCTTAAAATCGAAAACGAAATGCTCAAG ATGGAGAATGTAAACTACAAGAAAAAGGTATTGGAACTTGAAGGAGAAGTAAAGAAACTATCTGGCCAACAAAACCTCCAACAACGAATTCACCATCATGCCAAAATTAAGGCAA AAAATAACATGCTAAAAATCCAAAATGAAGAGCTCGGCGTCAAGCTGCGGCGAACAGAGGTTGTACTTTCACGTGTAAGGGAAGAGCTCGGTCATTATCGTGCTTCTATTGGGAAAAGCCCTTGCGTTAATTTCGACGAGGAGCAACGTTTGAATAACAAACTGAGG GAGTCTGATGAAGACCGGGTGCAACTAGCGCACAAGTTATTGGCATTGTGTACAAGTGTTTTAAAG GCTGCCGGTATAACAATGCCTATTTCTGATATATGCCCTGCGGCTGCTGAAGAGGCACTTGAACAACTCCAGAATAAAGTAATCTCACTTGAAAGAGAATTGCAAAGTTTGACACTTAAG AATAAGATTTATAGTGAAAGAAACAGATTGTCGGAACTAATGCCGCAGACTTCACCTCCGGCGAGTGCAAGAACAGATGAAAACTGTCATACCCCGAAAAGGCCATTTCTTTCCACATTAGATCGATAG